Proteins encoded in a region of the Streptomyces sp. NBC_01298 genome:
- a CDS encoding LLM class flavin-dependent oxidoreductase — translation MPVHPSPSSPSPALHLAVALDGAGWHPAAWREPGAGADRLFTAGHWAALVAEAEAGLLDFVTFEDSLSLQSTDPAGPDGRTDLVRGRLDAVLVAARVAPLSRHIGLVPSVVATHTEPFHVSKALATLDYVSRGRAGLRIQISERPDEVGHFGRRTTPLDPTELYAEAADHVEVVRRLWDSWEDDAEIRDVATGRFIDRAKLHYIDFEGPRFSVKGPSITPRPPQGLPPVSALASDAAVYPFLARSADIGYVTAHDAGEVRAAVAALPATPHLFGELTVFLDERQATAERRLQRLDAAHGAAYTSDARVFAGTPADLADLLLEWREAGLTGFRLRPGVLAHDLPAITRGLVPELQRRGVFRQAYEASSLRGLLGLARPANRYAAPLAAATSPASSPAA, via the coding sequence ATGCCCGTGCACCCTTCCCCCTCCTCCCCCTCCCCCGCGCTCCACCTCGCCGTCGCCCTCGACGGCGCGGGCTGGCATCCCGCCGCCTGGCGCGAACCGGGGGCCGGAGCCGACCGGTTGTTCACCGCCGGCCACTGGGCCGCGCTCGTCGCCGAGGCGGAGGCGGGACTGCTGGACTTCGTCACCTTCGAGGACTCGCTGAGCCTGCAGTCCACCGATCCGGCGGGGCCCGACGGCCGCACCGACCTGGTGCGGGGCCGGCTCGACGCGGTGCTCGTCGCCGCCCGGGTGGCGCCGCTCAGCCGGCACATCGGGCTGGTGCCGAGCGTGGTGGCCACCCACACGGAGCCCTTCCACGTCTCCAAGGCGCTCGCCACCCTGGACTACGTGAGCCGCGGGCGCGCCGGGCTGCGCATCCAGATCTCCGAACGCCCGGACGAGGTGGGCCACTTCGGGCGCCGTACGACGCCCCTGGACCCGACCGAGCTGTACGCGGAAGCCGCCGACCACGTCGAGGTGGTGCGGCGGCTGTGGGACAGCTGGGAGGACGACGCCGAGATCCGGGACGTGGCCACCGGTCGGTTCATCGACCGCGCCAAACTGCACTACATCGACTTCGAGGGCCCCCGTTTCAGCGTGAAGGGTCCCTCCATCACCCCCCGGCCGCCCCAGGGCCTGCCCCCGGTCAGCGCACTGGCCTCCGACGCCGCCGTGTACCCCTTCCTCGCCCGGTCGGCCGACATCGGCTACGTGACGGCGCACGACGCCGGCGAGGTCCGCGCCGCCGTCGCCGCGCTCCCCGCCACCCCCCATCTGTTCGGCGAGCTGACGGTCTTCCTCGACGAGCGGCAAGCCACGGCGGAGCGGCGGCTCCAGCGGCTGGACGCCGCGCACGGGGCCGCGTACACGAGTGACGCCCGCGTGTTCGCGGGGACTCCGGCGGACCTCGCCGACCTGCTGCTGGAGTGGCGGGAGGCCGGGCTGACCGGCTTCCGGCTGCGGCCGGGGGTGCTCGCGCACGACCTGCCGGCGATCACCCGCGGCCTGGTCCCGGAGCTCCAGCGGCGCGGGGTGTTCCGGCAGGCCTACGAGGCCTCCTCGCTCCGCGGCCTGCTGGGGCTGGCACGCCCGGCGAACCGGTACGCGGCCCCCCTCGCCGCCGCCACCTCCCCCGCTTCTTCTCCCGCCGCCTGA
- a CDS encoding putative leader peptide produces the protein MTVRTAGAALTPRRSVHLHSRAHIDLLRVAGCLCRS, from the coding sequence ATGACCGTACGAACCGCCGGCGCCGCCCTCACCCCGCGCCGCTCCGTCCACCTGCACTCCCGCGCGCACATCGACCTCCTGCGCGTCGCCGGTTGCCTCTGTCGTTCCTGA
- a CDS encoding GNAT family N-acetyltransferase: MSRESRPDAVLDNPVWAALGGPHQGFAEAGPAGLAARYAAGVSPFAALHDPEDPRAWADLAELTGPGREVWVTGLPTPPAGWETLMSIPGVQLDGRAVRGKEEPEAVLLGPADVPEMLELVELTRPGPFGERTVELGTYLGIRRGGRLVAMAGERMRPPGWSEISAVCTHPDHRGEGLAGRLVRAVAAAVEERGDAPFLHAAAQNTHAVGLYLSMGFTLRREPVFIGLRTPDTKR; encoded by the coding sequence ATGTCCCGCGAGTCCCGGCCCGACGCAGTCCTCGACAATCCCGTCTGGGCCGCGCTGGGCGGCCCGCACCAGGGCTTCGCCGAGGCCGGTCCCGCCGGGCTCGCCGCCCGGTACGCGGCCGGCGTATCGCCCTTCGCCGCCCTCCACGACCCGGAGGATCCGCGGGCCTGGGCGGATCTGGCCGAGCTCACCGGCCCCGGCCGGGAGGTCTGGGTGACCGGGCTGCCGACCCCGCCCGCGGGCTGGGAGACCCTGATGTCCATACCGGGCGTGCAGCTCGACGGCCGGGCGGTCCGCGGCAAGGAGGAGCCGGAGGCGGTCCTGCTGGGGCCCGCCGACGTGCCCGAGATGCTGGAGCTGGTCGAGCTGACCCGGCCCGGCCCCTTCGGGGAGCGCACCGTCGAGCTGGGCACGTACCTCGGGATCCGCCGGGGCGGCCGGCTCGTCGCGATGGCGGGCGAGCGGATGCGGCCGCCGGGCTGGTCGGAGATCAGCGCCGTGTGCACGCATCCCGACCACCGTGGCGAGGGGCTCGCCGGACGGCTGGTCCGCGCGGTCGCGGCCGCCGTGGAGGAGCGCGGGGACGCCCCGTTCCTGCACGCCGCGGCGCAGAACACCCACGCCGTGGGGCTGTACCTCTCGATGGGCTTCACCCTGCGCCGCGAGCCGGTCTTCATCGGGCTTCGCACGCCCGACACGAAGCGTTAA
- a CDS encoding cell envelope biogenesis protein OmpA has product MNQLATPSSSTTPLRRSWLTRRLHIDLLRVCSATAPAS; this is encoded by the coding sequence GTGAACCAGCTCGCCACACCCTCCTCCTCCACCACCCCGCTGCGCCGCTCCTGGCTCACCCGCCGGCTGCACATAGATCTCCTCCGCGTCTGCAGCGCCACGGCCCCGGCCTCCTGA
- a CDS encoding carbon-nitrogen hydrolase family protein, translated as MPPLRTALLQSSGRLGDTADNLKALEEAVARAAQAGAGLLVTSEMFLTGYALEIEDIARLAEPADGMSARAIGEIARRHGLAVLYGYPERDGDAVYNAAQLVGPDGERLANYRKTHLFGGFEQAAFTPGDTPVVQADLGGLRVGVMICYDVEFPENVRAHALAGTDLLLVPTAQMHPFQFVAEQLVPVRAFENQMYIAYVNRTGPEGEFEFVGLSCLAGPDGTTRTRAGRGEELVFGEADPELLRVSRETNPYLRDRRPGLYASLV; from the coding sequence ATGCCCCCGTTGCGCACCGCCCTCCTCCAGAGTTCCGGACGGCTCGGCGACACCGCCGACAACCTGAAGGCGCTCGAAGAGGCCGTGGCACGCGCCGCACAGGCGGGGGCCGGGCTCCTCGTGACCTCGGAGATGTTCCTGACCGGCTACGCGCTGGAGATCGAGGACATCGCCCGGCTCGCCGAACCGGCCGACGGCATGTCCGCCCGCGCCATCGGCGAGATCGCCCGCCGACACGGGCTGGCCGTGCTCTACGGCTACCCCGAGCGGGACGGCGACGCCGTCTACAACGCGGCGCAGCTCGTCGGCCCCGACGGGGAGCGGCTCGCGAACTACCGCAAGACCCACCTCTTCGGCGGCTTCGAGCAGGCGGCCTTCACCCCGGGCGACACCCCGGTGGTCCAGGCGGACCTCGGCGGCCTGCGCGTCGGCGTCATGATCTGCTACGACGTGGAGTTCCCCGAGAACGTCCGGGCGCACGCCCTCGCCGGCACCGACCTCCTCCTGGTGCCGACCGCGCAGATGCACCCGTTCCAGTTCGTCGCCGAACAGCTGGTACCCGTACGGGCCTTCGAGAACCAGATGTACATCGCGTACGTCAACCGCACCGGCCCGGAAGGCGAGTTCGAGTTCGTCGGGCTCAGCTGCCTGGCCGGCCCGGACGGGACCACACGGACCAGGGCCGGGCGCGGCGAGGAGCTGGTGTTCGGCGAGGCCGACCCCGAGCTGCTGCGCGTCTCGCGCGAGACCAACCCGTACCTGCGAGACCGCCGCCCCGGGCTGTACGCCTCGCTCGTCTGA
- a CDS encoding flavin monoamine oxidase family protein, giving the protein MTSTVPTTAVPHSDGQLPITMFGPDFPYAYDDFLAHPAGLGQVPATEHGTEVAVIGGGLSGIISAYELMKMGLKPVVYEADQIGGRLRTVGFEGAGTEELTAEMGAMRFPPSSTALQHYIDLVGLITEPFPNPLAEATPSTVVDLKGETHYAETIADLPQVYRDVSAAWNACLDEGADFSDMNTAMRERDVPRIREIWAKLVEKLDDETFYGFLCKSEAFKSFRKREIFGQVGFGTGGWDTDFPNSILEILRVVYTEADDHHRGIVGGSQQLPLRMWDREPEKIVHWAQGTSLSSLHGGTPRPAVTRLHRTAGNRITVTDASGDIRTYRAAIFTAQSWMLLSKIACDDTLFPIDHWTAIERTHYMESSKLFIPVDRPFWLDKDEETGRDVMSMTLTDRMTRGTYLLDNGPDKPAVICLSYTWCDDSLKWLPLSANERMEVMLKSLGEIYPKVDIRRHIIGNPVTVSWENEPYFMGAFKANLPGHYRYQRRLFTHFMQDRLPEDKRGIFLAGDDISWTAGWAEGAVQTALNAVWGVMHHLGGSTDSTNPGPGDVYDEIAPVELPED; this is encoded by the coding sequence ATGACGTCCACGGTGCCCACCACCGCCGTCCCGCACAGCGACGGACAGCTGCCGATCACGATGTTCGGCCCGGACTTCCCCTACGCGTACGACGACTTCCTCGCCCACCCGGCGGGCCTCGGGCAGGTCCCGGCGACCGAGCACGGCACCGAGGTCGCCGTCATCGGCGGCGGGCTGTCGGGCATCATCTCCGCCTACGAGCTGATGAAGATGGGCCTCAAGCCCGTCGTCTACGAGGCCGACCAGATCGGCGGCCGGCTGCGCACGGTGGGCTTCGAGGGAGCGGGCACCGAGGAGCTGACCGCGGAGATGGGCGCCATGCGCTTCCCGCCGTCCTCCACGGCCCTCCAGCACTACATCGACCTCGTCGGCCTGATCACCGAGCCCTTCCCGAACCCGCTCGCCGAGGCCACCCCCTCGACGGTGGTGGACCTCAAGGGCGAGACCCACTACGCCGAGACCATCGCCGACCTCCCGCAGGTCTACCGCGACGTGTCCGCCGCGTGGAACGCCTGCCTGGACGAGGGCGCCGACTTCTCCGACATGAACACCGCGATGCGCGAGCGGGACGTCCCGCGCATCCGGGAGATCTGGGCGAAGCTCGTCGAGAAGCTCGACGACGAGACCTTCTACGGGTTCCTCTGCAAGTCCGAGGCCTTCAAGTCCTTCCGCAAGCGCGAGATCTTCGGCCAGGTCGGTTTCGGCACGGGCGGCTGGGACACCGACTTCCCGAACTCCATCCTGGAGATCCTGCGCGTCGTCTACACCGAGGCCGACGACCACCACCGCGGCATCGTGGGCGGCTCGCAGCAGCTCCCGCTGCGCATGTGGGACCGAGAGCCCGAGAAGATCGTGCACTGGGCCCAGGGCACCTCGCTCTCCTCCCTTCACGGGGGCACCCCGCGCCCGGCGGTCACCCGCCTGCACCGCACGGCGGGCAACCGCATCACGGTCACGGACGCCTCGGGCGACATCCGCACGTACCGCGCCGCGATCTTCACGGCCCAGTCCTGGATGCTGCTGTCGAAGATCGCGTGCGACGACACGCTCTTCCCGATCGACCACTGGACGGCGATCGAGCGCACCCACTACATGGAGTCCTCGAAGCTCTTCATCCCGGTGGACCGCCCGTTCTGGCTGGACAAGGACGAGGAAACGGGCCGCGACGTCATGTCGATGACCCTGACCGACCGCATGACCCGCGGCACGTACCTCCTCGACAACGGCCCCGACAAGCCGGCCGTCATCTGCCTCTCCTACACCTGGTGCGACGACAGCCTGAAGTGGCTGCCGCTGTCCGCGAACGAGCGGATGGAGGTCATGCTGAAGTCCCTCGGCGAGATCTACCCCAAGGTCGACATCCGCCGCCACATCATCGGCAACCCGGTGACCGTGTCCTGGGAGAACGAGCCCTACTTCATGGGCGCGTTCAAGGCCAACCTGCCGGGCCACTACCGCTACCAGCGCCGCCTGTTCACCCACTTCATGCAGGACCGCCTCCCCGAGGACAAGCGCGGCATCTTCCTCGCGGGCGACGACATCTCCTGGACGGCGGGCTGGGCGGAGGGCGCGGTCCAGACGGCCCTCAACGCCGTCTGGGGCGTCATGCACCACCTCGGCGGCTCCACGGACTCCACCAACCCCGGCCCGGGCGACGTCTACGACGAGATAGCCCCGGTCGAACTCCCGGAGGACTGA
- a CDS encoding DUF5995 family protein, whose protein sequence is MVPMEAVLARMRALDERLPERDGVAVFNRVYLTVTQTLHEGIAHGAFPSPRRAEALSVRFAERYLTAVEAERAPACWRPLLQYRRHPGIRPLQHALAGINAHIGHDLALAVVATCRSLDCEPAALEADFDRVGDTLVSLEEHIREDLMPGPDLLEIADPLTHLLGAWSLERARAGAWASARLLWSLRRSPDLAEEFTESLDAGVGLVGRCLLTPTG, encoded by the coding sequence ATGGTCCCCATGGAAGCGGTGCTGGCGCGGATGCGCGCCCTGGACGAGCGGCTCCCCGAGCGGGACGGCGTCGCCGTCTTCAACCGGGTGTACCTCACGGTGACGCAGACCCTGCACGAGGGGATCGCGCACGGCGCCTTCCCCTCGCCCCGCCGGGCGGAAGCCCTCAGCGTCCGCTTCGCCGAGCGCTACCTGACGGCGGTGGAGGCCGAGCGGGCCCCGGCGTGCTGGCGGCCGCTCCTCCAGTACCGCCGTCACCCCGGGATCCGGCCGCTCCAGCACGCGCTGGCCGGGATCAACGCGCACATCGGCCACGACCTGGCGCTGGCGGTGGTCGCCACCTGCCGCTCGCTCGACTGCGAGCCCGCGGCGCTCGAAGCGGACTTCGACCGGGTCGGCGACACCCTGGTCTCCTTGGAGGAGCACATCCGGGAGGACCTGATGCCGGGCCCGGACCTGCTGGAGATCGCGGACCCCCTGACGCACCTCCTCGGCGCCTGGAGCCTGGAGCGGGCCCGAGCGGGGGCCTGGGCCTCGGCCCGCCTGCTCTGGTCCCTGCGCCGCTCCCCCGACCTGGCGGAGGAGTTCACCGAGTCCCTCGACGCGGGCGTCGGCCTGGTGGGCCGCTGCCTGCTGACGCCTACGGGGTGA
- a CDS encoding uracil-xanthine permease family protein → MGLGVRWTLHGDGRTPAPGAVVRPDERLSWPRTAGLGAQHVVAMFGASFVAPVLMGLDPNLAIMMSGVATVIFLLATRGRVPSYLGCSLSFVGVAAAIRASGGDSAVVTGAVFVVGAALFLAGLAVQRFGARIIHAAMPPVVTGAVVMLIGFNLAPVTASTYWPQDQWTALLTMAFTGLAVVCLRGFWSRIAIFLGLVFGYGISWIFDLVFGKIHSTVGGPEAVDHWRLDLSGVARADWVGLPTFHAPAFEWSAILIALPVVIALIAENAGHIKAVGEMTGDSLDDKLGTAIAADGAASMLSTAVGGPPNTTYSENIGVMAATRVYSTAAYWAAAGFALLFGLCPKFGAVVAAIPGGVLGGITVILYGMIGLLGAQIWINGRVDLRNPLNLVPAAAGIIIGVGGVKLNITDSFELGGIALGTIVVITGYHALRYFAPPHLKRQEPLLDAGTSAYDDTEEGSSGEPGDKRG, encoded by the coding sequence ATGGGCCTCGGCGTGCGCTGGACCCTGCACGGAGACGGGCGGACCCCCGCCCCCGGCGCGGTGGTGCGGCCGGACGAGCGGCTGTCGTGGCCGCGGACCGCCGGGCTGGGGGCCCAGCACGTCGTGGCGATGTTCGGAGCCAGCTTCGTGGCGCCGGTCCTGATGGGGCTGGACCCGAACCTCGCCATCATGATGTCCGGTGTCGCCACCGTCATCTTCCTGCTGGCGACCCGCGGCCGGGTCCCCTCGTACCTGGGCTGCTCGCTCTCCTTCGTCGGGGTCGCGGCGGCGATCCGGGCGAGCGGCGGGGACAGCGCGGTCGTCACGGGCGCGGTCTTCGTGGTCGGCGCGGCGCTGTTCCTGGCGGGGCTGGCGGTCCAGCGGTTCGGGGCCCGGATCATCCACGCGGCGATGCCGCCGGTGGTGACGGGCGCGGTCGTGATGCTGATCGGCTTCAACCTGGCGCCCGTGACGGCGTCCACGTACTGGCCCCAGGACCAGTGGACGGCCCTGCTGACGATGGCCTTCACCGGACTGGCCGTGGTCTGCCTGCGGGGCTTCTGGTCGCGGATCGCGATCTTCCTCGGCCTGGTCTTCGGGTACGGCATCTCCTGGATCTTCGACCTCGTCTTCGGGAAGATCCACTCGACGGTGGGCGGTCCCGAGGCGGTGGACCACTGGAGGCTCGACCTCTCGGGGGTCGCCAGGGCCGACTGGGTCGGGCTGCCGACCTTCCACGCGCCGGCCTTCGAGTGGTCGGCGATCCTGATCGCGCTGCCGGTGGTCATCGCGCTGATCGCGGAGAACGCCGGACACATCAAGGCCGTCGGCGAGATGACCGGCGACTCGCTCGACGACAAGCTCGGCACGGCCATCGCGGCCGACGGCGCCGCCTCGATGCTCTCCACGGCGGTGGGCGGCCCGCCGAACACCACGTACTCCGAGAACATCGGCGTCATGGCGGCCACCCGCGTGTACTCCACGGCGGCCTACTGGGCCGCGGCCGGCTTCGCCCTCCTCTTCGGCCTGTGCCCCAAGTTCGGCGCGGTCGTCGCCGCGATCCCCGGCGGGGTGCTGGGCGGGATCACCGTGATCCTGTACGGCATGATCGGCCTGCTCGGCGCGCAGATCTGGATCAACGGCCGGGTGGACCTGCGCAATCCGCTGAACCTGGTGCCGGCCGCGGCGGGCATCATCATCGGCGTCGGCGGGGTCAAGCTGAACATCACCGACAGCTTCGAGCTGGGCGGGATCGCGCTCGGCACGATCGTCGTGATCACGGGCTACCACGCGCTGCGGTACTTCGCCCCGCCGCACCTGAAGCGGCAGGAACCGCTGCTGGACGCGGGCACGTCGGCGTACGACGACACCGAGGAGGGTTCCTCCGGAGAGCCCGGCGACAAGCGGGGTTGA
- a CDS encoding MFS transporter encodes MTGETDLSPARLRHARFAIAGVFCAHGAVTGSFATRIPWIQDHAQLSAGTLGLALAFPALGAAFTMPLAGRINHRFGARTALRMLLSLWTLALILPSLAPNLWTLCFVLFVYGATAGMSDVAMNALGVETENRLKRSIMSSLHGMWSVGALIGSAAGTVAAHAGADARLHHLVAALALTLFGLIAVRGVLDLRTDTGGEEAPPHFALPPKSALFIGAIGFCAVFAEGASLDWSAVYLRDVLHTDAGLAAASTTAFALTMALARLVGDKVVDRFGAVRTVRAGGALATAGGLLVVTVRHPAAALTGFGLIGLGIAVVVPLAFAAAARSGPAPAQAIAGVATITYTSGLIAPSAIGAVADATSLVVSFGLVTLLSFALILGATVLRQRPVAAEVPIINRDEPAPIRP; translated from the coding sequence ATGACCGGGGAAACCGACCTCAGCCCGGCGCGACTGCGCCATGCCCGCTTCGCCATCGCCGGCGTCTTCTGCGCTCACGGCGCGGTCACCGGCTCCTTCGCGACCCGCATCCCCTGGATCCAGGACCACGCGCAGCTCAGCGCCGGCACCCTGGGCCTGGCCCTCGCCTTCCCCGCGCTCGGCGCGGCCTTCACGATGCCGCTGGCCGGCCGCATCAACCACCGCTTCGGCGCGCGCACCGCCCTGCGGATGCTGCTGAGCCTGTGGACGCTCGCCCTCATCCTCCCGAGCCTCGCCCCGAACCTGTGGACGCTCTGCTTCGTGCTCTTCGTCTACGGGGCCACCGCCGGCATGTCGGACGTGGCGATGAACGCGCTGGGCGTGGAGACCGAGAACCGGCTGAAGCGCTCGATCATGTCCTCGCTGCACGGCATGTGGAGCGTGGGCGCCCTGATCGGCTCGGCCGCCGGCACGGTCGCCGCGCACGCCGGCGCCGATGCCCGCCTGCACCACCTGGTCGCCGCGCTCGCCCTGACGCTGTTCGGGCTGATCGCCGTACGGGGCGTCCTGGACCTGCGCACCGACACCGGCGGGGAGGAAGCGCCGCCGCACTTCGCGCTGCCGCCCAAGTCCGCGCTGTTCATCGGCGCGATCGGTTTCTGCGCGGTCTTCGCGGAGGGCGCGAGCCTGGACTGGTCCGCGGTGTACCTGCGGGACGTGCTGCACACGGACGCCGGTCTCGCCGCCGCCTCGACCACCGCCTTCGCGCTGACGATGGCGCTGGCCCGGCTGGTCGGGGACAAGGTCGTGGACCGCTTCGGGGCCGTACGCACGGTCCGCGCGGGCGGCGCGCTGGCCACCGCGGGCGGGCTGCTCGTGGTCACGGTCCGCCATCCGGCCGCGGCCCTGACCGGCTTCGGGCTGATCGGGCTCGGCATCGCCGTGGTGGTCCCGCTCGCCTTCGCGGCGGCCGCGCGCAGCGGGCCGGCCCCGGCGCAGGCCATCGCCGGTGTCGCGACGATCACGTACACCTCGGGGCTGATCGCCCCCTCGGCGATCGGCGCGGTGGCCGACGCGACCTCGCTCGTGGTGTCGTTCGGGCTGGTCACGCTGCTGTCGTTCGCCCTGATCCTGGGGGCGACCGTACTGCGGCAGCGGCCGGTGGCGGCGGAGGTCCCGATCATCAACCGGGACGAACCCGCGCCTATCCGGCCGTAA